Proteins co-encoded in one Euwallacea fornicatus isolate EFF26 chromosome 34, ASM4011564v1, whole genome shotgun sequence genomic window:
- the centrocortin gene encoding myosin heavy chain, clone 203 isoform X1: MQSTEIRWNSTFESALDRPETLVVAVFFVGTLRIPQKVRRKMPHYSSYYTFHIEHDLHLAAELGKTLLERNRELETLLKEKHTTIEDQKLEIEYLTKQTVALKEVNDSRLRIYEQLEVSIQDLERTNHRLQLENSSQRKHVKNLKATIEQLEAKNEELQGIVDDLRLQIDILKKKIGRNSEIGLNKSANQNEIPALRHVQRRENDELYAATSPQSPLQPIKTSSPTSHRKKRLESPFLQSESNSECCTDQPDEENSMEKIAQLLAQVRETRAQCGKRERVIAELEDQLATLEQQNQALENQVFQLSHRGDDLNMKSINEELITMDEVRETRAQCTKQERIIAELEDQLATLQQQNQNLENQVFQRSHKGDDLNMKSINEELNTLDEVRQGQVCSKCLRTAGETSELSLLEETDQSMLEALNNMRVYRSSFHINIQDQGENQSSPITRREGENPYQILVEKFEALEKAHQGSRAKSTKSDQCSSSQEEMQMSGEFALSTKDTDEESDHGGSLRGKQHKKVRKAFSTPTDFSEAETSSSGFADETSNKSTQTEERGKYLCTISDGENCKFSIYDDACPLDTRFRDRPDYRDLFKDIFKVLKKAAENKAEGEELPLLDDSTKVLTTEPAVAPMSQQLLELIDEDSQSIMSSTMSEMSIQNETTTIVENIVQSQNQQILEVEPSTTDGNKLECVLTPLVRQPLEYLSMEVRKRSSSKRKNKYSERSDSPVTHIIGSPKITYASRPNSGRKKKESRNNPCGIENVWNGNTLQFWSSNDRNLSSPTPSQGSGKSCFEFKPSSASQDLHKLKKLDMTYAEVLRKSDSKKQELYKHRRGK, encoded by the exons ATCTACACCTGGCTGCGGAATTGGGAAAGACCCTGTTAGAACGGAACCGAGAACTCGAAACTCTGTTGAAGGAAAAGCACACCACTATCGAAGATCAGAAACTAGAAATTGAG TATCTTACAAAACAAACAGTTGCTCTCAAAGAGGTGAACGACTCCCGGCTACGCATATACGAGCAATTAGAAGTGAGCATTCAAGATCTTGAGAGAACGAATCATCGACTGCAACTTGAGAACAGCTCGCAAAGGAAACACGTTAAAAACCTCAAAGCGACCATAGAGCAACTCGAAGCGAAAAATGAGGAACTTCAAGGGATTGTCGATGATCTTAG ATTACAAATTGACatacttaagaaaaaaattggacgAAATAGTGAAATAGGATTAAACAAAAGTGCCAATCAAAATGAAATACCTGCGCTGCGCCATGTACAACGAAGAGAAAATGATGAGCTATATGCAGCGACTTCACCTCAGAGCCCTCTTCAACCAATCAAG ACTTCATCTCCCACATCACATCGTAAAAAACGACTCGAATCGCCATTCCTTCAAAGTGAATCCAACTCAGAATGTTGCACTGACCAGCCAGATGAGGAGAATAGCATGGAAAAAATCGCCCAGTTATTAGCACAAGTCAG GGAGACAAGAGCGCAGTGTGGTAAACGAGAACGAGTAATTGCCGAACTAGAAGACCAGCTGGCAACGCTAGAGCAACAGAATCAAGCTCTAGAAAATCAAGTGTTTCAGCTAAGCCATAGAGGGGACGATCTAAATATGAAGAGCATCAACGAGGAACTCATCACCATGGACGAAGTTAG GGAAACTAGGGCACAATGCACCAAACAAGAACGAATAATCGCGGAACTAGAAGATCAGCTTGCAACATTGCAGCAGCagaatcaaaatttagaaaatcaagTATTTCAGCGTAGCCATAAAGGGGACGATCTTAACATGAAGAGCATCAATGAAGAACTGAATACCTTAGACGAAGTTAG ACAAGGCCAAGTATGCAGTAAGTGTCTACGAACAGCAGGTGAAACTTCCGAACTGAGTCTCCTCGAGGAGACAGACCAGAGCATGCTAGAAGCATTGAACAACATGCGCGTGTATCGTTCCTCCTTCCACATAAATATTCAG GACCAAGGCGAAAACCAATCATCCCCCATAACAAGACGAGAAGGCGAAAATCCCTATCAAATCTTAGTTGAAAAATTCGAGGCTCTTGAAAAGGCACATCAAGGAAGCCGGGCAAAATCAACTAAATCGGATCAATGTTCTTCATCTCAAGAAGAAATGCAAATGTCCGGAGAATTTGCTCTTAGTACTAAAGACACTGACGAGGAAAGCGATCACGGGGGTAGTTTAAGGGGCAAGCAACATAAGAAAGTGAGGAAAGCGTTTTCCACACCCACGGACTTTTCAGAGGCTGAAACCAGCTCGTCTGGTTTTGCTGATGAAACCAGTAATAAAAGTACGCAAACAGAAGAACGAGGAAAGTATTTGTGCACAATCAGTGACGGTGAAAACTGTAAGTTTAGCATTTATGATGATGCCTGTCCTTTAGACACGAGATTCAGAGACAGGCCTGATTATAGAGATTTGttcaaagacatttttaaagtCTTGAAAAAGGCAGCTGAAAATAAAGCTGAGGGCGAAGAACTTCCATTATTGGACGACAGCACTAAAGTCCTAACCACAGAACCAGCAGTCGCTCCTATGAGTCAGCAGCTGTTGGAGTTAATCGACGAGGATTCGCAGAGCATTATGTCTTCGACAATGTCGGAAATGTCCATTCAAAACGAGACAACTACTATTGTTGAAAATATAGTGCAGTCACAAAATCAGCAGATTCTTGAGGTGGAACCTTCTACGACTGATGGTAACAAGCTAGAATGCGTACTTACGCCGTTGGTACGTCAACCCCTGGAATATTTGTCCATGGAAGTACGGAAACGCTCTTCTTCAAAACGCAAAAACAAATACTCTGAAAGATCAGACTCTCCGGTGACTCACATAATAGGCAGCCCCAAGATTACCTATGCGAGTAGACCCAATTCcggaagaaagaaaaaagaatcTAGAAATAATCCATGTGGAATTGAAAACGTCTGGAACGGCAATACTCTGCAATTTTGGTCGAGCAACGACAGAAATCTTTCTTCACCTACACCCAGTCAAGGCAGTGGAAAAAGCTGTTTTGAGTTTAAACCCAGTTCTGCTTCGCAAGATTTGCACAAATTAAAGAAGTTGGACATGACTTATGCTGAGGTTCTAAGGAAATCGGATTCAAAGAAACAGGAGTTGTATAAACACCGCAGGGGCAAATAA
- the centrocortin gene encoding myosin heavy chain, clone 203 isoform X5, with protein sequence MDTLKGLTDVSRDDFERSRMLEDLHLAAELGKTLLERNRELETLLKEKHTTIEDQKLEIEYLTKQTVALKEVNDSRLRIYEQLEVSIQDLERTNHRLQLENSSQRKHVKNLKATIEQLEAKNEELQGIVDDLRLQIDILKKKIGRNSEIGLNKSANQNEIPALRHVQRRENDELYAATSPQSPLQPIKTSSPTSHRKKRLESPFLQSESNSECCTDQPDEENSMEKIAQLLAQVRETRAQCGKRERVIAELEDQLATLEQQNQALENQVFQLSHRGDDLNMKSINEELITMDEVRETRAQCTKQERIIAELEDQLATLQQQNQNLENQVFQRSHKGDDLNMKSINEELNTLDEVRQGQVCSKCLRTAGETSELSLLEETDQSMLEALNNMRVYRSSFHINIQDQGENQSSPITRREGENPYQILVEKFEALEKAHQGSRAKSTKSDQCSSSQEEMQMSGEFALSTKDTDEESDHGGSLRGKQHKKVRKAFSTPTDFSEAETSSSGFADETSNKSTQTEERGKYLCTISDGENCKFSIYDDACPLDTRFRDRPDYRDLFKDIFKVLKKAAENKAEGEELPLLDDSTKVLTTEPAVAPMSQQLLELIDEDSQSIMSSTMSEMSIQNETTTIVENIVQSQNQQILEVEPSTTDGNKLECVLTPLVRQPLEYLSMEVRKRSSSKRKNKYSERSDSPVTHIIGSPKITYASRPNSGRKKKESRNNPCGIENVWNGNTLQFWSSNDRNLSSPTPSQGSGKSCFEFKPSSASQDLHKLKKLDMTYAEVLRKSDSKKQELYKHRRGK encoded by the exons ATCTACACCTGGCTGCGGAATTGGGAAAGACCCTGTTAGAACGGAACCGAGAACTCGAAACTCTGTTGAAGGAAAAGCACACCACTATCGAAGATCAGAAACTAGAAATTGAG TATCTTACAAAACAAACAGTTGCTCTCAAAGAGGTGAACGACTCCCGGCTACGCATATACGAGCAATTAGAAGTGAGCATTCAAGATCTTGAGAGAACGAATCATCGACTGCAACTTGAGAACAGCTCGCAAAGGAAACACGTTAAAAACCTCAAAGCGACCATAGAGCAACTCGAAGCGAAAAATGAGGAACTTCAAGGGATTGTCGATGATCTTAG ATTACAAATTGACatacttaagaaaaaaattggacgAAATAGTGAAATAGGATTAAACAAAAGTGCCAATCAAAATGAAATACCTGCGCTGCGCCATGTACAACGAAGAGAAAATGATGAGCTATATGCAGCGACTTCACCTCAGAGCCCTCTTCAACCAATCAAG ACTTCATCTCCCACATCACATCGTAAAAAACGACTCGAATCGCCATTCCTTCAAAGTGAATCCAACTCAGAATGTTGCACTGACCAGCCAGATGAGGAGAATAGCATGGAAAAAATCGCCCAGTTATTAGCACAAGTCAG GGAGACAAGAGCGCAGTGTGGTAAACGAGAACGAGTAATTGCCGAACTAGAAGACCAGCTGGCAACGCTAGAGCAACAGAATCAAGCTCTAGAAAATCAAGTGTTTCAGCTAAGCCATAGAGGGGACGATCTAAATATGAAGAGCATCAACGAGGAACTCATCACCATGGACGAAGTTAG GGAAACTAGGGCACAATGCACCAAACAAGAACGAATAATCGCGGAACTAGAAGATCAGCTTGCAACATTGCAGCAGCagaatcaaaatttagaaaatcaagTATTTCAGCGTAGCCATAAAGGGGACGATCTTAACATGAAGAGCATCAATGAAGAACTGAATACCTTAGACGAAGTTAG ACAAGGCCAAGTATGCAGTAAGTGTCTACGAACAGCAGGTGAAACTTCCGAACTGAGTCTCCTCGAGGAGACAGACCAGAGCATGCTAGAAGCATTGAACAACATGCGCGTGTATCGTTCCTCCTTCCACATAAATATTCAG GACCAAGGCGAAAACCAATCATCCCCCATAACAAGACGAGAAGGCGAAAATCCCTATCAAATCTTAGTTGAAAAATTCGAGGCTCTTGAAAAGGCACATCAAGGAAGCCGGGCAAAATCAACTAAATCGGATCAATGTTCTTCATCTCAAGAAGAAATGCAAATGTCCGGAGAATTTGCTCTTAGTACTAAAGACACTGACGAGGAAAGCGATCACGGGGGTAGTTTAAGGGGCAAGCAACATAAGAAAGTGAGGAAAGCGTTTTCCACACCCACGGACTTTTCAGAGGCTGAAACCAGCTCGTCTGGTTTTGCTGATGAAACCAGTAATAAAAGTACGCAAACAGAAGAACGAGGAAAGTATTTGTGCACAATCAGTGACGGTGAAAACTGTAAGTTTAGCATTTATGATGATGCCTGTCCTTTAGACACGAGATTCAGAGACAGGCCTGATTATAGAGATTTGttcaaagacatttttaaagtCTTGAAAAAGGCAGCTGAAAATAAAGCTGAGGGCGAAGAACTTCCATTATTGGACGACAGCACTAAAGTCCTAACCACAGAACCAGCAGTCGCTCCTATGAGTCAGCAGCTGTTGGAGTTAATCGACGAGGATTCGCAGAGCATTATGTCTTCGACAATGTCGGAAATGTCCATTCAAAACGAGACAACTACTATTGTTGAAAATATAGTGCAGTCACAAAATCAGCAGATTCTTGAGGTGGAACCTTCTACGACTGATGGTAACAAGCTAGAATGCGTACTTACGCCGTTGGTACGTCAACCCCTGGAATATTTGTCCATGGAAGTACGGAAACGCTCTTCTTCAAAACGCAAAAACAAATACTCTGAAAGATCAGACTCTCCGGTGACTCACATAATAGGCAGCCCCAAGATTACCTATGCGAGTAGACCCAATTCcggaagaaagaaaaaagaatcTAGAAATAATCCATGTGGAATTGAAAACGTCTGGAACGGCAATACTCTGCAATTTTGGTCGAGCAACGACAGAAATCTTTCTTCACCTACACCCAGTCAAGGCAGTGGAAAAAGCTGTTTTGAGTTTAAACCCAGTTCTGCTTCGCAAGATTTGCACAAATTAAAGAAGTTGGACATGACTTATGCTGAGGTTCTAAGGAAATCGGATTCAAAGAAACAGGAGTTGTATAAACACCGCAGGGGCAAATAA
- the centrocortin gene encoding uncharacterized protein centrocortin isoform X2, with protein sequence MGDNVEFPPATESCVNSLDFWDYTIELECLQQTSDLHLAAELGKTLLERNRELETLLKEKHTTIEDQKLEIEYLTKQTVALKEVNDSRLRIYEQLEVSIQDLERTNHRLQLENSSQRKHVKNLKATIEQLEAKNEELQGIVDDLRLQIDILKKKIGRNSEIGLNKSANQNEIPALRHVQRRENDELYAATSPQSPLQPIKTSSPTSHRKKRLESPFLQSESNSECCTDQPDEENSMEKIAQLLAQVRETRAQCGKRERVIAELEDQLATLEQQNQALENQVFQLSHRGDDLNMKSINEELITMDEVRETRAQCTKQERIIAELEDQLATLQQQNQNLENQVFQRSHKGDDLNMKSINEELNTLDEVRQGQVCSKCLRTAGETSELSLLEETDQSMLEALNNMRVYRSSFHINIQDQGENQSSPITRREGENPYQILVEKFEALEKAHQGSRAKSTKSDQCSSSQEEMQMSGEFALSTKDTDEESDHGGSLRGKQHKKVRKAFSTPTDFSEAETSSSGFADETSNKSTQTEERGKYLCTISDGENCKFSIYDDACPLDTRFRDRPDYRDLFKDIFKVLKKAAENKAEGEELPLLDDSTKVLTTEPAVAPMSQQLLELIDEDSQSIMSSTMSEMSIQNETTTIVENIVQSQNQQILEVEPSTTDGNKLECVLTPLVRQPLEYLSMEVRKRSSSKRKNKYSERSDSPVTHIIGSPKITYASRPNSGRKKKESRNNPCGIENVWNGNTLQFWSSNDRNLSSPTPSQGSGKSCFEFKPSSASQDLHKLKKLDMTYAEVLRKSDSKKQELYKHRRGK encoded by the exons ATCTACACCTGGCTGCGGAATTGGGAAAGACCCTGTTAGAACGGAACCGAGAACTCGAAACTCTGTTGAAGGAAAAGCACACCACTATCGAAGATCAGAAACTAGAAATTGAG TATCTTACAAAACAAACAGTTGCTCTCAAAGAGGTGAACGACTCCCGGCTACGCATATACGAGCAATTAGAAGTGAGCATTCAAGATCTTGAGAGAACGAATCATCGACTGCAACTTGAGAACAGCTCGCAAAGGAAACACGTTAAAAACCTCAAAGCGACCATAGAGCAACTCGAAGCGAAAAATGAGGAACTTCAAGGGATTGTCGATGATCTTAG ATTACAAATTGACatacttaagaaaaaaattggacgAAATAGTGAAATAGGATTAAACAAAAGTGCCAATCAAAATGAAATACCTGCGCTGCGCCATGTACAACGAAGAGAAAATGATGAGCTATATGCAGCGACTTCACCTCAGAGCCCTCTTCAACCAATCAAG ACTTCATCTCCCACATCACATCGTAAAAAACGACTCGAATCGCCATTCCTTCAAAGTGAATCCAACTCAGAATGTTGCACTGACCAGCCAGATGAGGAGAATAGCATGGAAAAAATCGCCCAGTTATTAGCACAAGTCAG GGAGACAAGAGCGCAGTGTGGTAAACGAGAACGAGTAATTGCCGAACTAGAAGACCAGCTGGCAACGCTAGAGCAACAGAATCAAGCTCTAGAAAATCAAGTGTTTCAGCTAAGCCATAGAGGGGACGATCTAAATATGAAGAGCATCAACGAGGAACTCATCACCATGGACGAAGTTAG GGAAACTAGGGCACAATGCACCAAACAAGAACGAATAATCGCGGAACTAGAAGATCAGCTTGCAACATTGCAGCAGCagaatcaaaatttagaaaatcaagTATTTCAGCGTAGCCATAAAGGGGACGATCTTAACATGAAGAGCATCAATGAAGAACTGAATACCTTAGACGAAGTTAG ACAAGGCCAAGTATGCAGTAAGTGTCTACGAACAGCAGGTGAAACTTCCGAACTGAGTCTCCTCGAGGAGACAGACCAGAGCATGCTAGAAGCATTGAACAACATGCGCGTGTATCGTTCCTCCTTCCACATAAATATTCAG GACCAAGGCGAAAACCAATCATCCCCCATAACAAGACGAGAAGGCGAAAATCCCTATCAAATCTTAGTTGAAAAATTCGAGGCTCTTGAAAAGGCACATCAAGGAAGCCGGGCAAAATCAACTAAATCGGATCAATGTTCTTCATCTCAAGAAGAAATGCAAATGTCCGGAGAATTTGCTCTTAGTACTAAAGACACTGACGAGGAAAGCGATCACGGGGGTAGTTTAAGGGGCAAGCAACATAAGAAAGTGAGGAAAGCGTTTTCCACACCCACGGACTTTTCAGAGGCTGAAACCAGCTCGTCTGGTTTTGCTGATGAAACCAGTAATAAAAGTACGCAAACAGAAGAACGAGGAAAGTATTTGTGCACAATCAGTGACGGTGAAAACTGTAAGTTTAGCATTTATGATGATGCCTGTCCTTTAGACACGAGATTCAGAGACAGGCCTGATTATAGAGATTTGttcaaagacatttttaaagtCTTGAAAAAGGCAGCTGAAAATAAAGCTGAGGGCGAAGAACTTCCATTATTGGACGACAGCACTAAAGTCCTAACCACAGAACCAGCAGTCGCTCCTATGAGTCAGCAGCTGTTGGAGTTAATCGACGAGGATTCGCAGAGCATTATGTCTTCGACAATGTCGGAAATGTCCATTCAAAACGAGACAACTACTATTGTTGAAAATATAGTGCAGTCACAAAATCAGCAGATTCTTGAGGTGGAACCTTCTACGACTGATGGTAACAAGCTAGAATGCGTACTTACGCCGTTGGTACGTCAACCCCTGGAATATTTGTCCATGGAAGTACGGAAACGCTCTTCTTCAAAACGCAAAAACAAATACTCTGAAAGATCAGACTCTCCGGTGACTCACATAATAGGCAGCCCCAAGATTACCTATGCGAGTAGACCCAATTCcggaagaaagaaaaaagaatcTAGAAATAATCCATGTGGAATTGAAAACGTCTGGAACGGCAATACTCTGCAATTTTGGTCGAGCAACGACAGAAATCTTTCTTCACCTACACCCAGTCAAGGCAGTGGAAAAAGCTGTTTTGAGTTTAAACCCAGTTCTGCTTCGCAAGATTTGCACAAATTAAAGAAGTTGGACATGACTTATGCTGAGGTTCTAAGGAAATCGGATTCAAAGAAACAGGAGTTGTATAAACACCGCAGGGGCAAATAA
- the centrocortin gene encoding myosin heavy chain, clone 203 isoform X4 yields MDWCRSSKDFEGELESICLGGDVRDLHLAAELGKTLLERNRELETLLKEKHTTIEDQKLEIEYLTKQTVALKEVNDSRLRIYEQLEVSIQDLERTNHRLQLENSSQRKHVKNLKATIEQLEAKNEELQGIVDDLRLQIDILKKKIGRNSEIGLNKSANQNEIPALRHVQRRENDELYAATSPQSPLQPIKTSSPTSHRKKRLESPFLQSESNSECCTDQPDEENSMEKIAQLLAQVRETRAQCGKRERVIAELEDQLATLEQQNQALENQVFQLSHRGDDLNMKSINEELITMDEVRETRAQCTKQERIIAELEDQLATLQQQNQNLENQVFQRSHKGDDLNMKSINEELNTLDEVRQGQVCSKCLRTAGETSELSLLEETDQSMLEALNNMRVYRSSFHINIQDQGENQSSPITRREGENPYQILVEKFEALEKAHQGSRAKSTKSDQCSSSQEEMQMSGEFALSTKDTDEESDHGGSLRGKQHKKVRKAFSTPTDFSEAETSSSGFADETSNKSTQTEERGKYLCTISDGENCKFSIYDDACPLDTRFRDRPDYRDLFKDIFKVLKKAAENKAEGEELPLLDDSTKVLTTEPAVAPMSQQLLELIDEDSQSIMSSTMSEMSIQNETTTIVENIVQSQNQQILEVEPSTTDGNKLECVLTPLVRQPLEYLSMEVRKRSSSKRKNKYSERSDSPVTHIIGSPKITYASRPNSGRKKKESRNNPCGIENVWNGNTLQFWSSNDRNLSSPTPSQGSGKSCFEFKPSSASQDLHKLKKLDMTYAEVLRKSDSKKQELYKHRRGK; encoded by the exons ATCTACACCTGGCTGCGGAATTGGGAAAGACCCTGTTAGAACGGAACCGAGAACTCGAAACTCTGTTGAAGGAAAAGCACACCACTATCGAAGATCAGAAACTAGAAATTGAG TATCTTACAAAACAAACAGTTGCTCTCAAAGAGGTGAACGACTCCCGGCTACGCATATACGAGCAATTAGAAGTGAGCATTCAAGATCTTGAGAGAACGAATCATCGACTGCAACTTGAGAACAGCTCGCAAAGGAAACACGTTAAAAACCTCAAAGCGACCATAGAGCAACTCGAAGCGAAAAATGAGGAACTTCAAGGGATTGTCGATGATCTTAG ATTACAAATTGACatacttaagaaaaaaattggacgAAATAGTGAAATAGGATTAAACAAAAGTGCCAATCAAAATGAAATACCTGCGCTGCGCCATGTACAACGAAGAGAAAATGATGAGCTATATGCAGCGACTTCACCTCAGAGCCCTCTTCAACCAATCAAG ACTTCATCTCCCACATCACATCGTAAAAAACGACTCGAATCGCCATTCCTTCAAAGTGAATCCAACTCAGAATGTTGCACTGACCAGCCAGATGAGGAGAATAGCATGGAAAAAATCGCCCAGTTATTAGCACAAGTCAG GGAGACAAGAGCGCAGTGTGGTAAACGAGAACGAGTAATTGCCGAACTAGAAGACCAGCTGGCAACGCTAGAGCAACAGAATCAAGCTCTAGAAAATCAAGTGTTTCAGCTAAGCCATAGAGGGGACGATCTAAATATGAAGAGCATCAACGAGGAACTCATCACCATGGACGAAGTTAG GGAAACTAGGGCACAATGCACCAAACAAGAACGAATAATCGCGGAACTAGAAGATCAGCTTGCAACATTGCAGCAGCagaatcaaaatttagaaaatcaagTATTTCAGCGTAGCCATAAAGGGGACGATCTTAACATGAAGAGCATCAATGAAGAACTGAATACCTTAGACGAAGTTAG ACAAGGCCAAGTATGCAGTAAGTGTCTACGAACAGCAGGTGAAACTTCCGAACTGAGTCTCCTCGAGGAGACAGACCAGAGCATGCTAGAAGCATTGAACAACATGCGCGTGTATCGTTCCTCCTTCCACATAAATATTCAG GACCAAGGCGAAAACCAATCATCCCCCATAACAAGACGAGAAGGCGAAAATCCCTATCAAATCTTAGTTGAAAAATTCGAGGCTCTTGAAAAGGCACATCAAGGAAGCCGGGCAAAATCAACTAAATCGGATCAATGTTCTTCATCTCAAGAAGAAATGCAAATGTCCGGAGAATTTGCTCTTAGTACTAAAGACACTGACGAGGAAAGCGATCACGGGGGTAGTTTAAGGGGCAAGCAACATAAGAAAGTGAGGAAAGCGTTTTCCACACCCACGGACTTTTCAGAGGCTGAAACCAGCTCGTCTGGTTTTGCTGATGAAACCAGTAATAAAAGTACGCAAACAGAAGAACGAGGAAAGTATTTGTGCACAATCAGTGACGGTGAAAACTGTAAGTTTAGCATTTATGATGATGCCTGTCCTTTAGACACGAGATTCAGAGACAGGCCTGATTATAGAGATTTGttcaaagacatttttaaagtCTTGAAAAAGGCAGCTGAAAATAAAGCTGAGGGCGAAGAACTTCCATTATTGGACGACAGCACTAAAGTCCTAACCACAGAACCAGCAGTCGCTCCTATGAGTCAGCAGCTGTTGGAGTTAATCGACGAGGATTCGCAGAGCATTATGTCTTCGACAATGTCGGAAATGTCCATTCAAAACGAGACAACTACTATTGTTGAAAATATAGTGCAGTCACAAAATCAGCAGATTCTTGAGGTGGAACCTTCTACGACTGATGGTAACAAGCTAGAATGCGTACTTACGCCGTTGGTACGTCAACCCCTGGAATATTTGTCCATGGAAGTACGGAAACGCTCTTCTTCAAAACGCAAAAACAAATACTCTGAAAGATCAGACTCTCCGGTGACTCACATAATAGGCAGCCCCAAGATTACCTATGCGAGTAGACCCAATTCcggaagaaagaaaaaagaatcTAGAAATAATCCATGTGGAATTGAAAACGTCTGGAACGGCAATACTCTGCAATTTTGGTCGAGCAACGACAGAAATCTTTCTTCACCTACACCCAGTCAAGGCAGTGGAAAAAGCTGTTTTGAGTTTAAACCCAGTTCTGCTTCGCAAGATTTGCACAAATTAAAGAAGTTGGACATGACTTATGCTGAGGTTCTAAGGAAATCGGATTCAAAGAAACAGGAGTTGTATAAACACCGCAGGGGCAAATAA